From Tripterygium wilfordii isolate XIE 37 chromosome 13, ASM1340144v1, whole genome shotgun sequence, the proteins below share one genomic window:
- the LOC120012937 gene encoding L-type lectin-domain containing receptor kinase IV.1-like, producing the protein MLSRLQLALFLSLLFKLVSGEDVSFTFNGFRSVNLSLDGMAQIASNGLLILTNHTDPATGHAFYPNPITFKNSKNDTVFSFSTTFVFAILPEFPGLVGPGLAFVIAPTRGLPGSDVAVFLGLFNATNNGDASNHVVAVEFDTFQHNLIGDIDGNHVGIDINSVKSERAETAAYFDHETGRSINLTMNSGEKMQVWVDYNGLNGQLNVTIAPINLGKPKTPLLSLPLDLSPILTDISYIGFASSTAGVLTPRDIILGWSFQLNGQAQDLDQSKLPKLPRIGSKKVSRFLTIGLPLILISLVSVAISGVVYIIRRKRKFAEELEDWELDYGPHRFKFKDLYVATKGFRDDELLGAGGFGSVYRGVLKKTKTEIAVKRVSHDSRQGIREFVSEIVSIGRLRHRNLVALLGYCRRKGELLLVYDFMPNGSLDKYLYDQPKLTLNWSQRFRVIKGVASGLFYLHEEWEQTVIHRDVKASNVLLDDEFNARLGDFGLARLYDHGSAPQTTHVVGTLGYMAPEHTRTGKATTSTDVFGFGAFLLEVACGRRPIEPRAPKEELILVDWVFSFLARGELLEARDRSLDINNVAEEVELVLKLGLICSQSDPDFRPSMGQVVQYLKGDAPLPDMSSIGLSLSGLGFANKQGFDEFYGSYPSSSSIAKPSTTSYTNVAESLLSGGR; encoded by the coding sequence ATGCTTTCCAGGCTACAACttgctctgtttctctctctcttgttcaaATTAGTGTCTGGTGAAGATGTTAGTTTCACCTTCAATGGCTTCCGCTCCGTCAACTTAAGCCTTGATGGTATGGCCCAGATTGCATCCAACGGCCTTTTGATCCTCACCAACCATACCGATCCAGCAACGGGTCATGCCTTTTACCCGAATCCAATAACTTTCAAAAACTCCAAAAACGACACAGTTTTCTCCTTCTCCACTACCTTTGTTTTCGCTATTCTTCCCGAATTTCCAGGTCTAGTAGGTCCTGGGCTTGCTTTTGTCATTGCGCCAACACGGGGTCTCCCAGGATCTGACGTAGCCGTATTCCTTGGCCTCTTCAATGCGACTAACAATGGGGACGCGAGCAACCATGTTGTCGCTGTAGAGTTTGACACGTTTCAGCACAATCTGATCGGCGATATTGATGGAAATCATGTTGGGATTGATATCAACAGTGTGAAGTCCGAAAGAGCAGAAACAGCAGCATATTTTGACCACGAAACTGGTCGTTCGATCAATTTGACCATGAATAGTGGTGAAAAGATGCAAGTTTGGGTGGATTATAATGGCTTGAACGGGCAACTCAATGTCACTATTGCTCCAATCAATTTGGGGAAACCCAAAACTCCATTGTTGTCTCTGCCTCTCGATTTGTCACCAATCTTGACCGACATCTCGTACATTGGTTTCGCGTCATCTACGGCAGGAGTCTTGACACCAAGAGATATAATCCTAGGTTGGAGTTTTCAATTGAATGGCCAAGCCCAAGACCTCGATCAATCTAAGCTCCCAAAGCTTCCTCGGATTGGGAGTAAGAAAGTATCCAGGTTTTTGACAATTGGGTTGCCTTTGATTTTAATTAGTTTGGTTTCAGTAGCAATATCAGGTGTGGTCTATATCATAAGAAGGAAGAGGAAGTTTGCAGAGGAGCTTGAAGACTGGGAGCTTGACTATGGGCCTCAcagattcaaattcaaagacCTTTATGTGGCAACAAAAGGTTTTAGAGACGATGAGTTACTGGGTGCTGGGGGGTTTGGCAGTGTCTATAGAGGTGTATTAAAAAAAACGAAAACTGAGATTGCTGTGAAGAGAGTTTCACACGATTCCAGACAAGGTATTCGAGAATTTGTCTCAGAGATTGTTAGTATCGGTCGACTTCGCCATCGGAACTTAGTTGCCCTTTTGGGGTACTGCCGGCGTAAAGGAGAGCTTCTTCTAGTGTATGATTTCATGCCTAATGGAAGCTTAGACAAGTACCTCTATGACCAACCAAAATTGACTCTCAACTGGAGCCAGAGATTTCGAGTCATCAAAGGCGTAGCCTCTGGCCTTTTCTATCTCCACGAGGAGTGGGAGCAGACTGTGATTCACAGAGATGTCAAGGCCAGTAATGTATTATTAGATGATGAATTCAATGCAAGGTTAGGAGATTTTGGCCTTGCAAGATTATACGATCATGGATCTGCCCCTCAAACAACTCACGTTGTTGGAACTCTTGGTTATATGGCACCAGAACATACTCGAACCGGAAAGGCCACAACGAGCACCGATGTGTTTGGTTTTGGGGCGTTTTTACTTGAAGTTGCTTGTGGAAGAAGACCAATTGAGCCAAGAGCACCTAAAGAAGAACTAATATTGGTTGATTGGGTGTTCTCATTTTTGGCTAGAGGAGAACTTCTGGAGGCCAGGGATCGAAGTCTGGACATAAATAATGTAGCAGAGGAAGTTGAATTGGTATTAAAACTTGGGTTGATATGCTCGCAATCAGACCCCGATTTCAGGCCAAGCATGGGCCAAGTAGTGCAGTACTTGAAAGGAGATGCTCCGTTGCCTGATATGTCAAGTATTGGCCTTTCTTTAAGTGGTTTGGGATTTGCAAATAAGCAAGGTTTCGATGAGTTTTACGGGTCGTATCCGTCGTCTTCTTCAATTGCTAAACCATCCACAACTTCATATACTAATGTTGCAGAGTCCCTCCTTTCAGGGGGGCGATGA